A DNA window from Maribellus comscasis contains the following coding sequences:
- a CDS encoding RNA polymerase sigma factor: MLLPLIRTTTLTPEEFKNIFDANFDEIRNYIFYRCGDKELATDIAQESFLKLWEKREKIKLTNIKGLLFKMASELFINQYHHQKRTRKIVENIGFDHHDYSPEEILSFEQLKEKYESLIEKMPDNQRVVFLMSRIEGLQYREIAERIGLSVKAVEKRMGNALNYLRTSLISEN, encoded by the coding sequence TTGTTATTACCATTAATTAGGACTACTACATTGACACCGGAAGAATTTAAAAACATATTCGACGCCAACTTTGACGAAATTCGTAATTACATCTTTTACCGATGTGGCGACAAGGAATTGGCAACGGATATTGCACAGGAAAGTTTTTTGAAATTGTGGGAAAAAAGGGAGAAAATAAAGTTAACCAATATAAAAGGGTTGCTTTTTAAGATGGCTTCGGAATTGTTCATTAACCAATACCATCATCAGAAAAGAACCCGGAAAATTGTTGAAAACATCGGTTTTGACCATCATGATTATTCTCCCGAGGAAATACTGTCTTTTGAGCAACTTAAAGAAAAATATGAGTCGTTAATTGAAAAGATGCCGGATAACCAAAGGGTGGTTTTTTTAATGAGCCGGATTGAAGGGCTACAATACCGCGAAATTGCGGAAAGGATAGGATTAAGTGTGAAAGCCGTTGAAAAGAGAATGGGAAATGCTTTAAATTATTTACGTACGTCGCTAATCTCTGAGAATTAA
- a CDS encoding GDCCVxC domain-containing (seleno)protein, whose protein sequence is MSIQIQSIITCPNCGFQKEETMPEDSCQFFYECDNCHTVLKPKQGDCCVYCSYGSVKCPSVQQVNKCC, encoded by the coding sequence ATGAGTATCCAAATCCAATCAATAATAACCTGTCCAAACTGTGGCTTTCAAAAAGAGGAAACCATGCCGGAAGATTCCTGCCAATTCTTTTATGAATGTGATAACTGCCACACCGTTTTAAAACCAAAGCAGGGCGATTGCTGTGTGTATTGTTCTTATGGTTCGGTGAAGTGCCCTTCGGTACAACAGGTAAATAAGTGCTGCTAA
- a CDS encoding TolC family protein has translation MKKIIVAIISILVFNPSLFSQNPIESVLKEIEKNNTTLSALQKRAEAEQIGNKTNIYLQNPEVEFDYLWGNDIIGNEKYFSATQSFDFPTAYNYKKEISNIKNEQVELEYQKQLKDLLLDARLTAYELVYTNAMISELSKRLNHAQSIAKSYKTKLDAGEANILEFNKAQLNLLNLNKELESLNIEREALLGELTRLNGGIPIKFNVNEFPTTSISADFEQWCAQAEQSNPMLNWLKKEMEASEKQVGLNRAMSLPKFKTGYMSENVIGQKFQGITLGLSIPLWENKNKVKYARANAAAMEKTANDQKVQFYNRLKLLHAKAIGLQNNANDYKSKLQTFDSSELLKKALDKGEISLIDYILELSIYYESVNNLLELKRDMNITIAELNQYL, from the coding sequence ATGAAGAAAATAATTGTAGCGATAATTAGCATTCTTGTATTCAATCCATCTTTATTCTCTCAGAACCCTATTGAAAGCGTTCTTAAGGAGATTGAAAAGAACAACACAACACTGTCTGCCCTTCAAAAAAGGGCAGAAGCCGAACAAATTGGAAATAAAACCAATATCTACCTGCAAAACCCCGAAGTAGAATTTGACTATTTGTGGGGGAATGATATAATTGGTAATGAGAAGTATTTTAGCGCCACACAATCATTTGATTTCCCGACAGCCTACAACTATAAAAAGGAGATTTCCAACATTAAAAACGAACAGGTTGAACTTGAATACCAAAAGCAGCTAAAAGACTTGTTGCTGGACGCTCGTTTAACCGCTTACGAATTGGTGTACACCAACGCGATGATATCGGAACTTTCGAAAAGGCTCAACCATGCACAAAGTATTGCCAAATCATATAAAACGAAACTGGATGCAGGGGAAGCCAATATTCTGGAATTCAACAAAGCACAATTAAACTTGCTGAATTTAAACAAGGAATTGGAATCGCTCAACATAGAAAGAGAGGCATTGCTTGGTGAGTTGACCCGCTTAAACGGAGGCATCCCTATTAAATTTAATGTAAATGAATTTCCAACTACAAGTATCTCTGCCGATTTTGAACAATGGTGTGCTCAAGCTGAACAAAGCAACCCGATGTTAAACTGGTTAAAAAAAGAGATGGAAGCCTCCGAAAAACAAGTTGGTTTGAACCGGGCAATGAGCTTACCTAAATTTAAAACCGGCTATATGAGCGAAAACGTAATTGGACAAAAATTTCAGGGCATTACGCTTGGTTTGTCAATCCCTTTATGGGAAAACAAAAACAAAGTGAAATATGCCCGGGCCAATGCCGCTGCAATGGAAAAAACGGCAAACGACCAAAAAGTACAGTTCTACAATCGGTTAAAACTTTTGCATGCAAAAGCAATCGGGCTTCAGAATAATGCAAACGATTATAAATCGAAACTGCAAACTTTTGATAGTTCTGAGTTACTTAAAAAAGCACTGGACAAAGGTGAAATCTCACTAATAGATTATATTCTTGAACTTTCCATTTACTATGAAAGTGTAAATAATCTACTTGAATTGAAAAGAGATATGAACATTACGATAGCTGAATTAAATCAATACCTGTAA
- a CDS encoding efflux RND transporter permease subunit — MLNNIIKFSLNNKYLVILASVVLVVFGVRTATNMDVDVFPDLTAPTVVVMTDAHGMASEEVERLVSFPIETAVNGATGIRRVRSASSQGFSFVWVEFDWGTDIYKARQIVSEKLIAVSSLMPLGVGQPMLAPQSSIMGEIFFVGLQADSTSMMELRTIAEWNVKPLILATGGVSQVTIIGGDYKQYKILADPQKMKYYDVSLMELADVSKGISDNSSGSAIRQYGNEFVVRGIARTADLKALGNSYIKSRNGKPVRVRDVAEVKIGGAVKMGHASENAEPAIILSISKQPNTNTLEVTERIEENLSVLQKTLPADIRMDTKIFRQADFIETSVNNVQRALIEGGLFVVIILFLFLGSFRTTIISLLAIPLSLLGAILVLNALGLNINTMSLGGMAIAIGSLVDDAIIDVENVYKRLRQNQQKPKAERESSYTVVFEASKEIRSSILNATLIIMVAFLPLFFLSGMEGRMLQPLGIAFIVSLFVSLIVAMTLTPLLTKLLLTNEKYLAKNEKEKWLARKLSYHYEKALSWSLNHKSLFILSTLAIFIVSLFVFSSMGRSFLPEFNEGSLVISVVTKPGTSLEESNRLGNLVETELLTIDEIESTARRTGRGELDEHSQTVNSAEIDANFSLNERSREEFMADVRETVARIPGIAATVGQPLGHRIDHMLSGTRANIAIKIFGTDLNKMFTLGNQIKSSIVDIDGLVDVNVDQQIEIPQLQIKANREMLAYYGITVEQFNEFVDVAFGSEKLADIYEGQRRFDLVLRLNKNYTETIEGVRSALIDTHDGKKVPLEEVAEIVSVSGPSSISRENVQRKVVIAANVAGRDLRGVVEDIQARVNKNIEFPEGYRVEYGGQFESEAKASRTLLFTSILAILIIFLLLFQEFRNFKLAGIILLNLPLALIGGVFAIYFTSGVLSIPAIIGFITLFGIATRNGILLISNYQRLQTKGTSLNETVINGSSDRLNAILMTALTAALALIPLAMKGDLPGNEIQSPMAQVILGGLLTSTLLNIFIVPIVYSILHTRGIIKTKKS, encoded by the coding sequence ATGTTAAATAATATTATAAAATTCTCACTTAACAATAAGTATTTGGTAATACTTGCTTCTGTTGTTTTGGTGGTTTTCGGGGTGAGGACTGCCACAAACATGGATGTGGACGTATTTCCCGACCTTACCGCACCAACGGTTGTGGTAATGACCGATGCGCATGGAATGGCTTCGGAAGAAGTGGAACGTTTGGTCAGTTTTCCTATTGAAACAGCCGTAAACGGCGCCACGGGGATTCGCCGGGTGCGTTCAGCTTCATCGCAGGGTTTTTCTTTTGTATGGGTCGAATTCGACTGGGGTACCGACATCTACAAGGCCCGCCAGATTGTAAGCGAAAAGCTAATTGCTGTTTCTTCTCTCATGCCTTTGGGAGTTGGACAACCAATGCTCGCCCCGCAATCGAGCATTATGGGCGAAATTTTTTTCGTGGGCTTACAGGCCGACAGCACCAGCATGATGGAATTGCGTACCATTGCCGAATGGAATGTAAAACCATTGATATTGGCTACCGGCGGGGTTTCTCAGGTTACCATCATAGGAGGCGATTACAAACAATACAAGATATTGGCAGACCCTCAAAAAATGAAATATTATGATGTTTCATTGATGGAACTGGCTGATGTTAGTAAGGGGATTAGTGATAATTCTTCGGGAAGCGCCATAAGGCAATATGGAAACGAATTTGTTGTTCGCGGGATTGCCCGGACCGCTGATTTGAAAGCTCTGGGAAATTCATATATAAAGTCAAGAAACGGGAAACCTGTAAGGGTTCGCGATGTTGCAGAAGTGAAAATCGGGGGCGCTGTAAAAATGGGGCATGCCTCTGAAAATGCAGAGCCTGCAATTATTCTTTCCATATCAAAGCAACCCAACACCAACACGCTCGAGGTTACCGAACGAATTGAAGAAAACCTGTCCGTCCTTCAAAAAACGCTTCCGGCAGACATACGCATGGATACGAAAATTTTTCGCCAGGCCGATTTTATTGAAACTTCAGTGAACAACGTACAGCGTGCATTAATTGAAGGAGGTCTTTTTGTTGTTATCATTCTTTTTCTTTTTCTGGGAAGTTTTCGCACTACAATAATTTCCCTGCTTGCCATTCCCTTGTCTCTGCTTGGCGCTATTTTAGTTCTCAATGCTTTGGGTTTAAACATTAACACAATGAGTTTGGGAGGTATGGCAATTGCGATTGGCTCCCTGGTTGACGATGCCATAATTGATGTTGAGAATGTTTACAAGCGTTTGCGGCAAAATCAACAAAAGCCAAAGGCAGAAAGGGAATCATCGTATACGGTTGTGTTTGAAGCTTCAAAAGAGATAAGGTCATCCATCCTGAATGCGACGTTAATTATAATGGTAGCATTCTTGCCTTTGTTTTTTCTTTCGGGCATGGAAGGCCGGATGCTGCAACCGCTGGGTATAGCATTTATCGTTTCTTTATTTGTGTCGCTGATAGTGGCCATGACCCTGACTCCCCTGTTAACTAAATTGCTGCTCACCAACGAAAAATATCTTGCAAAAAATGAAAAAGAAAAATGGTTGGCACGTAAACTCTCATACCATTATGAAAAAGCGCTTTCCTGGTCGTTGAATCACAAAAGCCTCTTTATCCTTTCCACACTTGCCATATTTATTGTTTCACTTTTTGTATTTTCTTCAATGGGACGCAGCTTTTTACCAGAGTTCAACGAAGGTTCGTTAGTAATTTCAGTAGTTACAAAACCCGGAACTTCGTTGGAAGAAAGCAACCGTCTGGGCAATTTGGTAGAAACTGAACTATTGACCATTGATGAGATAGAAAGCACCGCGAGAAGGACAGGCCGGGGGGAATTGGACGAACACTCGCAAACGGTGAACAGTGCGGAAATAGATGCAAATTTTAGTTTGAACGAACGCAGCCGCGAGGAATTTATGGCTGATGTAAGGGAGACCGTCGCCCGCATACCGGGAATTGCCGCAACAGTGGGACAACCACTCGGCCACCGTATCGACCACATGCTATCAGGCACAAGGGCAAACATTGCCATTAAGATTTTTGGCACCGATTTAAACAAAATGTTCACACTTGGCAACCAGATTAAAAGTTCAATTGTGGATATCGATGGCCTAGTGGACGTAAATGTTGACCAGCAAATTGAGATACCACAACTTCAGATTAAAGCCAACCGCGAGATGTTGGCGTATTACGGAATTACGGTTGAGCAATTCAACGAGTTTGTTGATGTTGCCTTTGGCAGCGAAAAACTGGCTGATATTTATGAAGGCCAGCGAAGGTTTGATTTGGTATTACGGCTGAATAAAAATTACACCGAAACAATAGAAGGTGTACGTTCGGCTTTAATTGATACACACGATGGTAAAAAAGTGCCATTGGAAGAGGTGGCAGAAATTGTTTCTGTTTCCGGCCCAAGTTCCATCAGCAGGGAAAATGTACAGCGCAAGGTTGTTATTGCCGCAAACGTGGCAGGCAGGGATTTGCGTGGAGTGGTTGAAGATATACAGGCGAGGGTAAATAAGAATATTGAATTTCCCGAGGGGTATCGGGTAGAATATGGCGGACAATTTGAAAGCGAGGCAAAAGCATCAAGAACTTTGTTGTTTACTTCGATTCTGGCTATATTAATTATTTTCCTTTTACTGTTTCAGGAATTCAGGAATTTCAAACTTGCAGGCATCATTTTGCTCAACCTGCCACTGGCATTGATTGGAGGTGTATTTGCAATCTATTTTACATCAGGCGTTTTAAGCATTCCCGCAATTATCGGCTTTATCACTTTGTTTGGTATCGCAACCCGAAACGGAATCCTGCTGATTTCAAATTACCAGCGATTACAGACCAAGGGAACCTCACTAAATGAAACCGTTATAAATGGCTCATCCGACCGTTTGAACGCTATTTTAATGACAGCATTAACGGCAGCCCTTGCATTAATCCCATTGGCTATGAAGGGCGACTTACCGGGCAACGAAATTCAAAGTCCGATGGCGCAGGTAATATTGGGAGGTTTATTGACATCAACCTTGCTGAATATTTTTATCGTACCAATAGTTTACAGCATTTTACACACCCGCGGAATCATTAAAACGAAAAAATCATGA
- a CDS encoding cation diffusion facilitator family transporter — protein MAHSHEHTTQKSYGKAFAIGIGLNIAFVAVEIFYGLVANSSALLADAGHNASDVLSLIFAWAAIRLASIKPKGKYTYGLRKTTILVSILNALLLFGAVIAIGWDAVGKFKNPEPVAGTQVMIVAGIGVVINTITALLFMKGQKDDLNIKGAFLHMAADAGVSLGVVAAGLLINLTGIQWIDPVMSFIIILVILWGTWRLFTDSIDLALDAVPKQIKLDKVRNFLLSQNGVNDIHDLHVWAMSTTQIALTAHLIMPKGFSDEFISALQEKLKHKFGIGHTTFQIENEKIEKECKTDC, from the coding sequence ATGGCACACTCACATGAACATACTACCCAAAAAAGTTACGGAAAAGCTTTTGCCATTGGCATTGGTTTAAACATCGCCTTTGTTGCTGTTGAAATATTTTACGGTCTGGTAGCCAACTCATCAGCGCTATTAGCCGATGCAGGTCATAACGCCAGCGACGTACTGAGTTTGATTTTTGCCTGGGCAGCAATCAGGCTCGCTTCCATAAAACCCAAAGGGAAGTACACATACGGTCTTCGAAAAACAACCATCCTTGTTTCGATACTAAATGCGCTATTGCTTTTTGGGGCAGTAATAGCAATTGGCTGGGACGCTGTAGGGAAATTCAAAAATCCCGAGCCTGTGGCAGGTACGCAGGTAATGATTGTTGCGGGGATAGGCGTAGTAATCAATACCATTACGGCATTGTTGTTTATGAAAGGCCAAAAAGATGACTTGAACATCAAAGGGGCATTCCTGCACATGGCTGCCGATGCCGGGGTGTCGTTAGGTGTAGTAGCTGCCGGGCTATTGATTAACCTCACCGGAATTCAATGGATTGACCCGGTAATGAGTTTTATCATTATTCTGGTTATTCTTTGGGGTACATGGCGGTTGTTTACTGATTCCATTGATTTAGCGCTGGATGCAGTACCCAAACAAATAAAACTTGATAAAGTACGCAACTTTCTTTTATCCCAAAATGGAGTTAACGATATTCACGATTTACACGTTTGGGCAATGAGTACCACCCAAATAGCTTTAACCGCTCACCTGATAATGCCGAAAGGGTTTAGTGATGAATTTATTTCTGCATTACAGGAGAAACTCAAACACAAATTCGGAATAGGTCACACAACATTTCAAATAGAAAATGAAAAGATTGAAAAAGAATGTAAAACTGATTGTTAA
- a CDS encoding FecR family protein, producing the protein MEHQNNIKQIASETEKLFSGAKIEWDKDKDSIFNQTFATLISEPETKVIGLRQNMLRLSIAASFLLLVGIGTFAFLFSKTVYSPAGNHLTAELPDGSTVEMNAQTTLKYYPYRWFFQRNVEFSGEGYFSVEKGKKFTITSTQGKTTVLGTTFNIFARDDSYRVFCKTGKVKVSNPSGEFVILAPNQKTMISAGVPSEPVFVSEPENILSWRNNIFLYNAAPFTEVVREIERQYGISITSENKLSGTISVNFQKSPYVEKVLSMVCKPLGYSYVKKSDKQYEIIKNN; encoded by the coding sequence ATGGAACATCAAAACAACATAAAGCAAATAGCTTCAGAAACCGAAAAATTATTTTCAGGGGCAAAAATTGAGTGGGATAAAGATAAAGATTCAATTTTCAACCAGACATTTGCCACACTTATTTCTGAACCGGAAACCAAAGTGATTGGGCTAAGGCAGAACATGTTAAGGTTAAGTATCGCAGCTTCATTCTTGTTATTGGTGGGTATTGGAACGTTCGCTTTTTTGTTTTCAAAAACCGTTTACAGTCCGGCAGGAAATCATTTAACTGCAGAGTTGCCTGATGGCTCAACGGTTGAAATGAACGCGCAAACAACGTTGAAATATTATCCTTACCGGTGGTTTTTTCAGCGGAATGTTGAATTCTCCGGTGAAGGTTATTTTTCGGTTGAAAAGGGCAAAAAGTTTACAATCACCTCAACTCAGGGCAAAACTACTGTATTGGGAACAACTTTTAATATTTTTGCACGCGACGATTCCTACCGGGTGTTTTGTAAAACCGGAAAAGTAAAAGTGAGTAATCCTTCCGGGGAATTTGTTATTTTAGCGCCAAATCAAAAGACGATGATTTCTGCAGGTGTCCCGTCTGAACCGGTTTTTGTTTCCGAACCGGAGAATATTCTCTCCTGGAGAAACAACATATTTCTTTATAATGCTGCCCCGTTTACTGAAGTAGTTAGAGAAATAGAACGGCAGTACGGAATTTCAATCACCAGTGAAAATAAACTATCCGGTACAATTTCTGTTAATTTTCAAAAAAGCCCCTATGTAGAAAAAGTTTTATCAATGGTTTGTAAACCGCTTGGGTACAGTTACGTAAAAAAATCGGATAAACAATACGAAATTATAAAGAACAATTAA
- a CDS encoding efflux RND transporter periplasmic adaptor subunit: MNFNIFLFAALAIFLAGCNTNPNHETEESHHDEVKIQLTAYSNEFELFSEADPFVVGQSSEILSHFSHLPSFKALESGSMTIRLFVNGKETSQTLEKPTRKGIYKFVLKPETAGKGQLVFDIEAEKGNFQLTVPEVEVFADDHDAIHAADDIVVSETNATVFTKEQSWKIDFATAQPKTEPFGQVIRTTARVESALGDEALISAKTNGVVKLSANNILEGKPVSNGQVLFSILGSGLATNNSATRFSEAQNNYEKARADYERLAELAKDKIVSEKELLNAKNQYENAKVIYDNLKQNFNPTGQNVASTMNGYVKQIFVQNGQYVEAGQPIVLISQNKSLLLRTEVQRKFAPIIGSVNSANIHTLHDNQTYTLEELNGKIVSVGRNTNSDNYLIPMSLQIDNKGTFVPGGFVELFLKTLTNAQALTIPNSALLEEQGNYFVFVQITPELFEKREVKTGPTDGLKTEILQGLSKDERIVTTGAVLVKLAQATGTLDAESGHNH, encoded by the coding sequence ATGAATTTCAACATATTTTTATTTGCTGCGCTTGCAATATTTTTAGCAGGTTGCAATACCAACCCTAACCATGAAACCGAAGAATCGCATCATGACGAGGTTAAAATCCAGCTAACTGCTTACAGCAACGAATTTGAACTTTTTTCCGAAGCCGACCCGTTTGTGGTTGGGCAATCCTCTGAAATTTTGTCGCATTTTTCTCATTTACCAAGTTTTAAAGCATTGGAAAGTGGAAGCATGACCATCCGCCTGTTTGTAAATGGCAAAGAAACAAGTCAAACATTGGAGAAACCAACACGAAAAGGTATTTACAAATTTGTATTAAAACCTGAAACTGCAGGAAAAGGCCAATTGGTTTTTGACATTGAAGCAGAAAAAGGAAACTTTCAATTAACAGTTCCCGAAGTAGAGGTTTTTGCCGATGACCATGATGCCATTCATGCGGCAGATGATATTGTTGTTTCAGAAACCAATGCAACCGTATTTACCAAAGAGCAATCGTGGAAGATTGATTTTGCAACGGCTCAACCGAAAACAGAACCATTTGGTCAGGTTATTCGAACCACGGCCCGGGTTGAATCGGCCCTGGGTGACGAGGCACTTATTTCTGCCAAAACAAACGGGGTTGTAAAACTTTCTGCCAACAATATATTGGAAGGGAAACCTGTATCGAATGGACAGGTTCTGTTTTCAATATTGGGAAGTGGATTGGCTACTAATAATTCTGCTACCCGTTTTTCAGAAGCTCAAAACAATTACGAAAAAGCCAGAGCTGATTATGAAAGGTTGGCAGAATTGGCAAAAGACAAAATTGTTTCAGAAAAAGAGCTGCTCAACGCGAAAAATCAATATGAGAATGCGAAGGTAATTTATGACAACCTGAAACAAAACTTTAATCCAACGGGACAAAATGTGGCCAGCACAATGAACGGCTACGTAAAACAGATTTTTGTGCAAAACGGTCAATATGTAGAAGCCGGACAACCCATTGTGCTTATCTCACAAAATAAAAGCTTATTGCTGCGGACAGAAGTACAACGGAAATTCGCACCAATTATAGGCTCGGTTAATTCGGCGAACATTCACACGCTTCATGATAATCAGACCTATACATTGGAAGAATTAAACGGCAAAATCGTATCGGTTGGCAGAAATACCAACAGCGATAATTATTTAATCCCAATGAGTCTGCAGATTGACAATAAAGGCACTTTCGTACCGGGTGGTTTTGTGGAGTTATTCCTGAAAACACTTACCAATGCCCAAGCACTTACAATCCCAAATTCTGCCTTACTGGAAGAGCAGGGAAATTATTTTGTTTTTGTACAAATTACACCCGAGCTTTTTGAAAAAAGAGAAGTAAAAACAGGACCAACAGATGGATTAAAAACTGAAATACTGCAAGGGCTTTCTAAAGACGAACGAATTGTAACAACAGGTGCAGTTCTGGTAAAACTTGCACAGGCTACAGGTACTTTAGACGCTGAATCAGGTCACAATCATTAA
- a CDS encoding cation diffusion facilitator family transporter, with protein MSEQKNKYENKTMWVVLLTAVTMVVEIIFGLTTKSMALLADGIHMGSHVLAIGLSWIAYIIVRRVSKSEKFKGNSDKILSLSGYSSGLMLLIFAVVIMIEAIQRFYNPVDIVYKEAILVAIIGLIVNIASAFILHHKHEHSDHNIRAAYLHVIADALTSVSAILGLTAAMIWDIPFIDTIAALISSFVIIKWSVGLLKDSGKVLLDIDQNNHKHEHYHH; from the coding sequence ATGTCAGAGCAAAAGAATAAATACGAAAATAAAACCATGTGGGTAGTGCTTCTTACTGCCGTAACAATGGTTGTCGAAATTATTTTTGGACTGACAACCAAATCAATGGCTTTACTGGCCGATGGCATACACATGGGTTCCCATGTGTTGGCCATTGGCCTGAGCTGGATTGCTTATATCATCGTGCGTAGGGTTTCCAAAAGCGAAAAGTTCAAAGGCAATTCAGATAAAATCCTTTCCCTTTCGGGTTACAGCAGTGGTTTAATGCTGCTTATTTTTGCAGTTGTAATAATGATTGAGGCAATCCAACGCTTTTACAATCCGGTGGATATTGTTTACAAAGAAGCTATTTTGGTTGCCATTATTGGTTTAATAGTAAATATTGCCAGTGCTTTCATACTGCATCATAAGCATGAACACAGCGACCACAATATCCGGGCGGCCTATTTGCATGTAATTGCGGATGCGCTTACCAGTGTTTCTGCTATTTTGGGACTGACTGCTGCAATGATATGGGATATCCCTTTCATTGATACCATTGCCGCATTAATCAGTTCTTTTGTTATTATAAAATGGTCGGTCGGGCTATTGAAAGATTCGGGAAAGGTTTTATTGGATATTGACCAAAACAATCATAAACATGAACACTATCATCACTAA
- a CDS encoding GDCCVxC domain-containing (seleno)protein, translating into MNTIITKSGLTCPNCGYRKEDEMPEDACQFFYECENCHTVLKPKQGDCCVFCSYGSVKCPPVQADKSCR; encoded by the coding sequence ATGAACACTATCATCACTAAAAGTGGATTAACCTGCCCTAATTGCGGGTATCGAAAAGAAGACGAAATGCCGGAAGACGCATGTCAGTTTTTTTATGAATGCGAAAACTGCCATACCGTTTTAAAACCAAAGCAGGGAGATTGTTGCGTGTTTTGTTCGTATGGTTCGGTAAAATGCCCGCCGGTGCAAGCGGATAAAAGTTGTCGCTGA